Proteins encoded by one window of Nicotiana tabacum cultivar K326 chromosome 10, ASM71507v2, whole genome shotgun sequence:
- the LOC107768638 gene encoding uncharacterized protein LOC107768638 isoform X1, which translates to MLKTLKPRRFSHLGRLQFSSIPEISEQFDSLHTGEKKKFSFIISKVSEILSNPRMQWKTSRELESLSSKLRPRHVAKLVEIHENTEVVLQFFYWVSKRHFYKHNMSCYVSMLNRLVFDKKFAPADHVRILMIKFCRNEEEMKWVIEYLSELSRKGLGFSLYSFNTLLIQLGKFGLVEEAKSAYQEIMSNGIEPSLLTFNTMINILCKKGRVQEAMLIMSHIYQRELSPDVFTYTSLVLGHCRNKDLDAAFMVFDRMVQDGIDPNAATYTTLINGLCTEGRVDEALGMLEEMIVKGIEPTVYTYTVPVSSLCAVGREKEAVDLVVSMRKRGCEPNVQTYTALISGLSQSGHLEVAIGLYHNMLRKGLLPTMITFNVLINELCGARKVGNAFRIFRWMEAHGYVPNTITCNALIHGLCLIGDIERAMVLLTEMLKVGPAPTVITYNTLINGYLQRGFLDNAVRLLDLMKNNGCKPDEWTYAELVSGFCKRGKLDSASALFQEMIKHGLSPNQVNYTALIDGLSKEGKVDDALALLKRMEESGCSPGIETYNAIINGLSKQNRLLEAERLCNKIAESGLLPNVITYSTLIDGLCRNGGTHLAFKIFHDMQRRNCTPNLYTYSSLIYGLCLEGQADSAESLLREMEKKGLTPDYVTYTSLIDGFVALSRLDHAFLLLRQMVDKGCEPNYRTYGVLLKGLQQECQLISGEVAIQHETVYSSTGSKKDVSFELLCTLLDRMSEIGCEPNTGTYCTLVLGLSREGKTAEADQLIKHMREKGFSPTSAVNCSLIVSYCKNLKMDAAMEIFDSLILQGFRPPLSIYQSLICALCKKSRLKEVEVLFENMLGKQWNSDEIVWTILIDGLLKERESELCMKLLHVMESKSCTISFQTYVILARELSKLDG; encoded by the coding sequence ATGTTAAAGACCCTTAAACCCAGGCGTTTTTCTCATCTGGGCCGTCTTCAATTTTCTTCAATACCCGAAATTAGTGAACAATTTGATTCCTTACATACAGGAGAGAAAAAGAAATTCTCTTTCATTATTTCAAAGGTTTCTGAAATTTTGTCTAATCCGCGAATGCAATGGAAGACAAGCAGAGAGCTTGAATCCTTGAGCTCCAAATTAAGACCCCGCCACGTGGCAAAACTCGTTGAGATCCATGAAAATACTGAGGTAGTTTTGCAGTTTTTTTATTGGGTTTCTAAGAGGCATTTTTACAAACACAATATGAGTTGTTATGTTTCGATGTTAAATAGGCTTGTTTTTGATAAGAAATTTGCTCCTGCTGATCATGTGAGGATTTTAATGATCAAATTTTGTAGGAATGAGGAGGAAATGAAATGGGTTATTGAGTATTTAAGTGAACTTAGCAGAAAAGGTCTTGGGTTCAGTTTGTATAGCTTTAATACTTTGTTGATTCAGTTGGGTAAGTTTGGCTTGGTTGAGGAAGCTAAGAGTGCTTATCAAGAAATCATGAGTAATGGAATCGAGCCAAGTTTATTGACTTTTAACACTATGATAAATATATTGTGCAAGAAAGGGAGAGTTCAGGAGGCCATGTTGATAATGAGTCATATTTATCAGCGTGAGCTGAGTCCTGATGTATTTACATATACATCTTTGGTTCTTGGGCATTGTAGGAACAAGGATTTGGATGCAGCATTTATGGTGTTTGATAGGATGGTTCAGGACGGAATAGATCCGAATGCAGCAACTTATACCACTCTTATAAATGGACTCTGCACGGAGGGAAGAGTCGATGAGGCTTTGGGAATGCTTGAGGAGATGATTGTGAAAGGCATTGAACCCACTGTGTATACATACACAGTTCCAGTTAGTTCCTTGTGTGCAGTCGGACGGGAGAAGGAGGCTGTTGATCTTGTTGTGAGCATGAGAAAGAGGGGGTGTGAACCGAATGTCCAGACATATACAGCTCTAATTAGCGGGCTGTCTCAGTCTGGCCACCTTGAAGTAGCGATTGGATTGTACCACAACATGTTGAGAAAAGGCTTGCTCCCAACTATGATTACTTTCAATGTATTGATAAATGAGTTATGTGGAGCAAGAAAAGTTGGCAATGCTTTTAGAATTTTTCGTTGGATGGAAGCACATGGATACGTACCTAACACTATAACTTGCAATGCACTTATCCATGGATTATGCTTGATTGGGGATATTGAAAGGGCAATGGTTCTACTCACTGAAATGCTAAAGGTGGGTCCGGCTCCTACAGTGATTACTTATAATACCCTCATTAATGGCTACCTTCAACGGGGCTTTCTCGACAATGCTGTGAGACTGCTGGATTTGATGAAGAACAATGGATGTAAACCTGATGAATGGACTTATGCAGAACTTGTTTCTGGTTTCTGCAAGAGGGGCAAGCTTGACTCGGCTTCAGCTCTCTTCCAGGAAATGATAAAGCATGGTTTAAGTCCAAACCAGGTCAATTATACAGCTTTAATCGATGGTCTCTCCAAGGAAGGGAAAGTGGACGATGCACTCGCATTACTTAAAAGGATGGAGGAGAGTGGTTGCAGTCCGGGCATTGAAACATACAATGCTATTATAAATGGTTTGTCCAAACAAAATAGGCTCTTGGAAGCAGAGAGACTTTGCAATAAGATTGCAGAAAGTGGACTGCTCCCAAATGTCATCACCTACTCAACTTTGATTGATGGGCTTTGTAGGAATGGTGGGACTCATCTTGCATTTAAAATTTTCCATGATATGCAGAGAAGAAATTGCACACCGAACCTGTATACATACAGTTCGCTTATCTACGGTTTATGTCTTGAAGGCCAGGCTGATAGTGCAGAGAGCTTACTCAGAGAAATGGAGAAAAAAGGGTTAACTCCTGATTATGTGACATATACTTCACTAATTGATGGTTTTGTAGCATTGAGTAGACTAGATCATGCGTTTTTACTTCTTCGCCAGATGGTTGATAAGGGTTGTGAACCAAATTATAGAACCTATGGTGTCTTGTTGAAAGGATTGCAACAGGAGTGTCAGTTGATTTCAGGGGAGGTCGCAATCCAGCATGAAACAGTGTATAGTAGCACAGGTAGCAAGAAGGATGTTAGTTTTGAACTGTTATGTACTCTCTTAGATAGAATGTCTGAAATTGGTTGTGAGCCAAATACAGGCACATACTGTACTTTAGTTCTTGGCCTTTCTAGAGAAGGTAAAACTGCTGAGGCAGACCAGTTGATAAAACATATGAGAGAGAAAGGCTTCAGTCCCACTAGTGCAGTAAATTGCTCTCTTATAGTTTCTTACTGCAAGAATCTGAAAATGGACGCCGCTATGGAAATATTTGATTCATTGATTCTACAAGGTTTTCGGCCTCCTTTGTCAATTTATCAATCACTCATTTGTGCTCTCTGTAAAAAAAGCCGACTAAAAGAAGTTGAAGTGTTATTTGAAAACATGCTTGGGAAACAGTGGAACAGTGATGAGATTGTTTGGACCATCCTGATTGATGGTTTACTCAAGGAGAGAGAATCTGAATTGTGCATGAAGCTTCTTCATGTCATGGAATCCAAGAGCTGCACTATTAGTTTCCAGACATATGTTATCTTGGCAAGAGAATTGTCCAAACTAGATGGTTAA
- the LOC107768638 gene encoding uncharacterized protein LOC107768638 isoform X2 produces MKILRNEEEMKWVIEYLSELSRKGLGFSLYSFNTLLIQLGKFGLVEEAKSAYQEIMSNGIEPSLLTFNTMINILCKKGRVQEAMLIMSHIYQRELSPDVFTYTSLVLGHCRNKDLDAAFMVFDRMVQDGIDPNAATYTTLINGLCTEGRVDEALGMLEEMIVKGIEPTVYTYTVPVSSLCAVGREKEAVDLVVSMRKRGCEPNVQTYTALISGLSQSGHLEVAIGLYHNMLRKGLLPTMITFNVLINELCGARKVGNAFRIFRWMEAHGYVPNTITCNALIHGLCLIGDIERAMVLLTEMLKVGPAPTVITYNTLINGYLQRGFLDNAVRLLDLMKNNGCKPDEWTYAELVSGFCKRGKLDSASALFQEMIKHGLSPNQVNYTALIDGLSKEGKVDDALALLKRMEESGCSPGIETYNAIINGLSKQNRLLEAERLCNKIAESGLLPNVITYSTLIDGLCRNGGTHLAFKIFHDMQRRNCTPNLYTYSSLIYGLCLEGQADSAESLLREMEKKGLTPDYVTYTSLIDGFVALSRLDHAFLLLRQMVDKGCEPNYRTYGVLLKGLQQECQLISGEVAIQHETVYSSTGSKKDVSFELLCTLLDRMSEIGCEPNTGTYCTLVLGLSREGKTAEADQLIKHMREKGFSPTSAVNCSLIVSYCKNLKMDAAMEIFDSLILQGFRPPLSIYQSLICALCKKSRLKEVEVLFENMLGKQWNSDEIVWTILIDGLLKERESELCMKLLHVMESKSCTISFQTYVILARELSKLDG; encoded by the exons ATGAAAATACTGAG GAATGAGGAGGAAATGAAATGGGTTATTGAGTATTTAAGTGAACTTAGCAGAAAAGGTCTTGGGTTCAGTTTGTATAGCTTTAATACTTTGTTGATTCAGTTGGGTAAGTTTGGCTTGGTTGAGGAAGCTAAGAGTGCTTATCAAGAAATCATGAGTAATGGAATCGAGCCAAGTTTATTGACTTTTAACACTATGATAAATATATTGTGCAAGAAAGGGAGAGTTCAGGAGGCCATGTTGATAATGAGTCATATTTATCAGCGTGAGCTGAGTCCTGATGTATTTACATATACATCTTTGGTTCTTGGGCATTGTAGGAACAAGGATTTGGATGCAGCATTTATGGTGTTTGATAGGATGGTTCAGGACGGAATAGATCCGAATGCAGCAACTTATACCACTCTTATAAATGGACTCTGCACGGAGGGAAGAGTCGATGAGGCTTTGGGAATGCTTGAGGAGATGATTGTGAAAGGCATTGAACCCACTGTGTATACATACACAGTTCCAGTTAGTTCCTTGTGTGCAGTCGGACGGGAGAAGGAGGCTGTTGATCTTGTTGTGAGCATGAGAAAGAGGGGGTGTGAACCGAATGTCCAGACATATACAGCTCTAATTAGCGGGCTGTCTCAGTCTGGCCACCTTGAAGTAGCGATTGGATTGTACCACAACATGTTGAGAAAAGGCTTGCTCCCAACTATGATTACTTTCAATGTATTGATAAATGAGTTATGTGGAGCAAGAAAAGTTGGCAATGCTTTTAGAATTTTTCGTTGGATGGAAGCACATGGATACGTACCTAACACTATAACTTGCAATGCACTTATCCATGGATTATGCTTGATTGGGGATATTGAAAGGGCAATGGTTCTACTCACTGAAATGCTAAAGGTGGGTCCGGCTCCTACAGTGATTACTTATAATACCCTCATTAATGGCTACCTTCAACGGGGCTTTCTCGACAATGCTGTGAGACTGCTGGATTTGATGAAGAACAATGGATGTAAACCTGATGAATGGACTTATGCAGAACTTGTTTCTGGTTTCTGCAAGAGGGGCAAGCTTGACTCGGCTTCAGCTCTCTTCCAGGAAATGATAAAGCATGGTTTAAGTCCAAACCAGGTCAATTATACAGCTTTAATCGATGGTCTCTCCAAGGAAGGGAAAGTGGACGATGCACTCGCATTACTTAAAAGGATGGAGGAGAGTGGTTGCAGTCCGGGCATTGAAACATACAATGCTATTATAAATGGTTTGTCCAAACAAAATAGGCTCTTGGAAGCAGAGAGACTTTGCAATAAGATTGCAGAAAGTGGACTGCTCCCAAATGTCATCACCTACTCAACTTTGATTGATGGGCTTTGTAGGAATGGTGGGACTCATCTTGCATTTAAAATTTTCCATGATATGCAGAGAAGAAATTGCACACCGAACCTGTATACATACAGTTCGCTTATCTACGGTTTATGTCTTGAAGGCCAGGCTGATAGTGCAGAGAGCTTACTCAGAGAAATGGAGAAAAAAGGGTTAACTCCTGATTATGTGACATATACTTCACTAATTGATGGTTTTGTAGCATTGAGTAGACTAGATCATGCGTTTTTACTTCTTCGCCAGATGGTTGATAAGGGTTGTGAACCAAATTATAGAACCTATGGTGTCTTGTTGAAAGGATTGCAACAGGAGTGTCAGTTGATTTCAGGGGAGGTCGCAATCCAGCATGAAACAGTGTATAGTAGCACAGGTAGCAAGAAGGATGTTAGTTTTGAACTGTTATGTACTCTCTTAGATAGAATGTCTGAAATTGGTTGTGAGCCAAATACAGGCACATACTGTACTTTAGTTCTTGGCCTTTCTAGAGAAGGTAAAACTGCTGAGGCAGACCAGTTGATAAAACATATGAGAGAGAAAGGCTTCAGTCCCACTAGTGCAGTAAATTGCTCTCTTATAGTTTCTTACTGCAAGAATCTGAAAATGGACGCCGCTATGGAAATATTTGATTCATTGATTCTACAAGGTTTTCGGCCTCCTTTGTCAATTTATCAATCACTCATTTGTGCTCTCTGTAAAAAAAGCCGACTAAAAGAAGTTGAAGTGTTATTTGAAAACATGCTTGGGAAACAGTGGAACAGTGATGAGATTGTTTGGACCATCCTGATTGATGGTTTACTCAAGGAGAGAGAATCTGAATTGTGCATGAAGCTTCTTCATGTCATGGAATCCAAGAGCTGCACTATTAGTTTCCAGACATATGTTATCTTGGCAAGAGAATTGTCCAAACTAGATGGTTAA